ACTCAATGAACGACTCGCCCACAGCGGCCTTCGGCTTACGCCGCAACGCCAACGGGTGCACGGCGTGTTGCTGGAAAAAATGGACCACCCCACTGCCGACATGGTCTTCATGCGCGCCAAGGCGAAGATGCCGGAAATCTCGATGGCGACGGTTTACAACTGCCTCGATGCCCTCGTGCAGTGCGGCATGGTCCGCCAGGTGA
This portion of the Verrucomicrobiota bacterium genome encodes:
- a CDS encoding transcriptional repressor, with product MATNHKPVPAGAELNERLAHSGLRLTPQRQRVHGVLLEKMDHPTADMVFMRAKAKMPEISMATVYNCLDALVQCGMVRQV